Proteins encoded within one genomic window of Saccharopolyspora pogona:
- a CDS encoding TetR/AcrR family transcriptional regulator, with protein MVDRQDNGRPRSRRLPRAVRERQILDAAVEVFATHGFHTASMDEISEVAGISKPMLYAYLGAKDELFVACIRREAARLIDAISVAVEAGLSPAEQLWRGLRVFFEYVSRNQAGWAVLHRQVNQGEPFVSELVEWRERATSVIAALLAQATEESAQPMQPEQTEPFAVALVGAGESLVEWWFQHPEHAADGMAMRLMNMVWMGFSDLVEGRSWTPDQ; from the coding sequence ATGGTCGATCGTCAGGACAACGGCCGCCCCCGGTCGCGGCGCCTGCCGCGGGCGGTTCGCGAGCGGCAGATCCTGGACGCCGCGGTCGAGGTGTTCGCCACGCACGGTTTCCACACCGCGTCGATGGACGAGATCTCCGAGGTCGCGGGCATCTCCAAGCCGATGCTCTACGCCTACCTGGGCGCCAAAGACGAGCTGTTCGTCGCCTGCATCCGGCGCGAGGCCGCCCGGCTGATCGACGCGATCAGCGTGGCGGTGGAAGCCGGGTTGAGCCCGGCCGAGCAGCTGTGGCGCGGCCTGCGGGTGTTCTTCGAGTACGTCAGCCGCAACCAGGCGGGCTGGGCGGTGCTGCACCGGCAGGTCAACCAGGGCGAACCGTTCGTCTCGGAGCTGGTGGAGTGGCGGGAGCGGGCGACGAGCGTGATCGCCGCGCTGCTGGCGCAGGCGACCGAGGAGTCGGCGCAGCCGATGCAGCCGGAGCAGACCGAGCCGTTCGCGGTGGCCCTGGTCGGGGCCGGCGAGTCGCTGGTGGAGTGGTGGTTCCAGCACCCCGAGCACGCCGCCGACGGGATGGCGATGCGCCTGATGAACATGGTCTGGATGGGCTTCAGTGATCTAGTCGAAGGCCGCTCCTGGACACCCGACCAGTGA
- a CDS encoding alpha-ketoacid dehydrogenase subunit beta has product MAAPALERPTTTAGAQTITIAKALNMGLRASLERDPKVLVMGEDVGKLGGVFRITDGLQKDFGEHRVLDTPLAESGIIGTAIGLAIRGYRPVCEIQFDGFIFPGFDQIVSQLAKLHFRSQGKLKMPVVVRVPFGGGIGAVEHHSESPESLFAHVGGLKVVSCSNPVDAYWMLQQAIECDDPVLFFEPKRRYYEKAELDPGTPPVPLFTSRVVRAGSAVTVAAYGPMVRTCLDAATAAAEDGLELEVIDLRTLSPLDLDPVFDSVRRTGRLVLVSEAPGEASVTSEIATRVQQECFYSLEAPVLRATGFDTPYPPSKLEEGYLPDLDRVLDAVDRSLTY; this is encoded by the coding sequence ATGGCCGCGCCCGCATTGGAACGCCCGACCACAACGGCCGGCGCCCAGACCATCACGATCGCCAAGGCGCTGAACATGGGCCTACGCGCGTCGCTGGAACGCGACCCGAAGGTCCTGGTGATGGGCGAGGACGTAGGCAAGCTCGGCGGCGTCTTCCGGATCACCGACGGCCTGCAGAAGGACTTCGGCGAACACCGCGTGCTGGACACCCCCCTGGCGGAGTCCGGCATCATCGGCACCGCGATCGGGCTGGCCATCCGCGGCTACCGGCCGGTGTGCGAGATCCAGTTCGACGGGTTCATCTTCCCCGGCTTCGACCAGATCGTCTCCCAGCTGGCCAAGCTGCACTTCCGCAGCCAGGGCAAGCTGAAGATGCCGGTCGTGGTGCGGGTGCCCTTCGGCGGCGGCATCGGCGCCGTGGAGCACCACTCGGAGTCGCCGGAATCGCTGTTCGCGCACGTCGGCGGCCTGAAGGTGGTCTCCTGCTCGAACCCGGTGGACGCCTACTGGATGCTGCAGCAGGCCATCGAGTGCGACGATCCGGTGCTGTTCTTCGAGCCGAAGCGCCGCTACTACGAGAAGGCCGAGCTCGACCCGGGCACGCCGCCGGTCCCGCTGTTCACCTCGCGCGTGGTGCGCGCGGGTTCGGCGGTGACCGTCGCCGCGTACGGGCCGATGGTGCGCACCTGCCTAGACGCGGCGACCGCCGCCGCTGAGGACGGCCTGGAGCTGGAGGTCATCGACCTGCGCACGCTGTCCCCGCTGGATCTGGACCCGGTGTTCGACTCGGTGCGCCGCACCGGTCGGCTGGTGCTGGTCAGCGAGGCGCCTGGGGAGGCGTCCGTCACCTCGGAGATCGCCACCCGGGTGCAGCAGGAGTGTTTCTACTCACTGGAAGCGCCGGTGCTGCGCGCGACGGGCTTCGACACGCCCTACCCGCCCAGCAAGCTGGAGGAGGGCTACCTGCCCGACCTCGACCGGGTGTTGGACGCGGTCGACCGCTCGCTGACGTACTGA
- a CDS encoding MaoC family dehydratase — MPELSTAPKLSSLYLKAVATGPTRRGDRLPDTEYLRRDFEIGRDQLAEYNRVCGFGLRDELPITYPHVLSFALSVQLMTDPDFPFPLVGLVHVANRIRQERPLLATEALTQRVSVADLRPHPKGRQFDVITETAAGGEVVWREVSTYLRRGGAAGEQRSGGSEPREPGAAGEPTATWRVPGDTGRRYAAVSGDRNPIHLHLLTAKAFGFPRAIAHSMWSKARCLAAFTERLPDAYEVDVEFRKPLQLPSTVDFTMRRQDTGWGFALHSHSGKPHLLGSVR, encoded by the coding sequence ATGCCGGAACTGAGCACTGCGCCGAAGCTTTCCTCGCTGTACCTCAAGGCCGTCGCCACCGGACCAACCCGACGCGGCGACCGGCTGCCGGACACCGAGTACCTACGGCGCGACTTCGAGATCGGCCGCGACCAGCTCGCCGAGTACAACCGGGTGTGCGGGTTCGGGCTGCGCGACGAACTGCCGATCACCTACCCGCACGTGCTCTCTTTCGCGCTTTCGGTGCAGCTGATGACGGACCCGGATTTCCCGTTCCCACTGGTCGGGCTGGTGCACGTGGCCAACAGGATCCGGCAGGAGCGCCCACTGCTGGCGACCGAGGCGCTGACGCAGCGGGTCAGCGTGGCCGACCTCCGCCCGCACCCGAAGGGCCGGCAGTTCGACGTGATCACCGAGACCGCCGCAGGCGGCGAGGTGGTGTGGCGGGAGGTCAGCACCTACCTGCGCCGCGGCGGAGCCGCCGGCGAGCAGCGGAGCGGCGGTTCGGAGCCGCGGGAGCCTGGCGCGGCCGGGGAGCCGACGGCGACCTGGCGGGTGCCCGGCGACACCGGGCGGCGGTACGCGGCCGTCTCCGGTGACCGCAACCCGATCCACCTGCACCTGTTGACGGCCAAGGCGTTTGGCTTCCCGCGGGCGATCGCGCACAGCATGTGGTCGAAGGCCCGCTGCCTGGCGGCGTTCACCGAGCGGCTGCCGGACGCGTACGAAGTGGACGTCGAGTTCCGCAAGCCGCTGCAGCTGCCGTCCACGGTGGACTTCACGATGCGCCGGCAGGACACCGGCTGGGGATTCGCCCTGCACTCCCACTCCGGCAAGCCCCACCTGCTGGGCTCCGTGCGCTGA
- a CDS encoding dihydrolipoamide acetyltransferase family protein — MALKHFPLPDVGEGLTEAEILGWRVRPGDTVTVNQVIVEIETAKASVELPCPWAGTVRELLAEPGQTVEVGSPIIAIDLEGSVGEAAPAAESGKIGEESNGRIATLVGYGPRTASAKRRPRKGRAGEQPVAAQVAEVPALAPEPVAAASQTSQQGGYVPLAKPPVRKLAKDLGVDLHALTGSGSGGVITRADVQSAAGGAAVLTNGAPAGRERRVPIKGVRKATAQAMVDSAFTAPHVTEFLTIDVTPMMELRERLKSHPVFRGVKITPLAFAAKAVCLAARRTPDVNATWDEAAGDIVYKDYVHLGIAAATPRGLVVPKVRDADQLCLKELAEALERLATTAREGKTTLAEMVGGTITITNVGVFGVDTGTPILNPGESAILALGAIRDMPWVVDGQVVPRKVCQLALSFDHRVVDGQQGSQFLADVGALLSDPSMAITY; from the coding sequence ATGGCACTGAAGCATTTCCCGCTGCCCGACGTCGGCGAGGGGCTGACCGAAGCGGAAATCCTCGGCTGGCGCGTCCGGCCCGGTGACACGGTCACCGTCAACCAGGTGATCGTCGAGATCGAGACGGCCAAGGCGTCCGTCGAGCTGCCCTGCCCGTGGGCCGGCACGGTCCGCGAGCTGCTCGCCGAGCCGGGGCAGACCGTCGAGGTCGGGTCGCCGATCATCGCGATCGACCTCGAAGGCTCGGTCGGCGAAGCGGCCCCTGCCGCGGAGTCCGGCAAGATCGGCGAGGAGTCCAACGGCCGCATCGCCACGCTGGTCGGCTACGGCCCGCGAACGGCGAGCGCGAAGCGCCGCCCGCGCAAGGGCCGGGCCGGGGAGCAGCCCGTCGCGGCGCAGGTCGCGGAGGTTCCGGCGCTTGCTCCCGAACCGGTCGCGGCAGCTTCCCAAACGTCGCAGCAGGGCGGCTACGTGCCGCTGGCGAAGCCGCCGGTGCGCAAGCTGGCCAAGGACCTCGGGGTGGACCTGCACGCGCTGACCGGGTCCGGATCCGGCGGCGTGATCACCCGCGCGGACGTGCAGTCCGCCGCGGGTGGCGCGGCCGTGCTCACCAACGGAGCACCGGCCGGGCGGGAGCGGCGGGTGCCGATCAAGGGCGTCCGCAAGGCGACCGCGCAGGCCATGGTGGACAGCGCGTTCACCGCGCCGCACGTCACCGAGTTCCTCACCATCGACGTCACGCCGATGATGGAGCTGCGGGAGCGCCTGAAGTCGCACCCGGTGTTCCGCGGCGTCAAGATCACGCCGCTGGCGTTCGCGGCGAAGGCCGTGTGCCTCGCCGCCCGTCGCACCCCGGACGTGAACGCCACCTGGGACGAGGCGGCCGGCGACATCGTCTACAAGGACTACGTGCACCTGGGCATCGCGGCGGCCACGCCGCGCGGCCTGGTGGTACCCAAGGTCCGCGACGCCGACCAGCTGTGTCTGAAGGAGCTGGCGGAAGCGCTGGAGCGACTCGCCACGACCGCGCGGGAGGGCAAGACGACCCTGGCGGAGATGGTGGGCGGCACGATCACGATCACCAACGTCGGCGTGTTCGGCGTCGACACCGGGACGCCGATCCTCAACCCGGGCGAGTCGGCGATCCTCGCGCTCGGCGCGATCCGCGACATGCCGTGGGTGGTGGACGGCCAGGTGGTGCCCCGCAAGGTGTGCCAGCTGGCACTGAGCTTCGACCACCGGGTCGTGGACGGCCAGCAGGGCTCCCAGTTCCTGGCGGACGTCGGCGCCCTCCTGTCGGACCCCAGCATGGCCATCACGTACTGA
- a CDS encoding 3-oxoacyl-ACP reductase — protein sequence MADRYQQFTLSPIGRQVVKRLGLPQPTPLRRHRPGDPAVSGPVLVGAAPGGRLGDAVAATLQDVRAQVHHAPVEGERYSALVFDATGIGSSEQLRELYEFFRPTIRQTDRCGRVIVLGTPPEAHQDPRAHTAQRALEGFVRTAGKELKRGATAQLVYVAEGAENALGSTLRFLLSAKSAYVSGQVVRVGPAEVPELDWESPLRDKIALVTGASRGIGEAIAETLARDGAHVVCLDVPAQGGDLAEVANRIGGSTLQLDITAEDAGDRIAEHFAQRHDGLDVVVHNAGITRDKTIGRMTPQQWDAVLAVNLTAQERVNERLLAEDSPLRPGGRIIGVASISGIAGNVGQANYAASKAGVIGHVQSTAGAAAGRGATINAVAPGFIETKMTAAIPLFVREAGRRMNSMSQGGLPVDVAETIAWFANPASAGVNGNVVRVCGQSLLGA from the coding sequence ATGGCCGACCGGTACCAGCAGTTCACCCTGTCCCCGATCGGGCGGCAGGTCGTCAAGCGGCTCGGCCTGCCTCAGCCGACGCCGCTGCGGCGCCACCGCCCCGGCGATCCCGCGGTGAGCGGCCCTGTGCTGGTCGGCGCCGCCCCCGGCGGTCGGCTCGGTGACGCGGTCGCGGCCACCCTCCAAGACGTCCGGGCCCAGGTCCACCACGCGCCCGTCGAGGGTGAACGCTATTCGGCGCTGGTCTTCGACGCGACCGGCATCGGCAGCAGCGAGCAGCTGCGCGAGCTGTACGAGTTCTTCAGACCGACGATCCGGCAGACCGACCGCTGCGGTCGGGTGATCGTGCTCGGCACCCCGCCCGAGGCCCACCAGGACCCACGCGCGCACACCGCGCAACGCGCACTTGAGGGCTTCGTACGCACCGCGGGCAAGGAACTCAAGCGCGGCGCGACCGCGCAGCTGGTCTACGTCGCCGAAGGCGCCGAGAACGCGCTCGGCTCCACGCTGCGGTTCCTCCTCTCCGCGAAGTCCGCGTACGTGTCCGGTCAGGTGGTCCGGGTTGGCCCGGCCGAAGTCCCCGAGCTCGACTGGGAAAGCCCGCTGCGCGACAAGATCGCGCTGGTCACCGGCGCATCGCGGGGCATCGGCGAAGCCATCGCGGAGACCCTCGCGCGCGACGGCGCCCACGTGGTGTGCCTCGACGTGCCCGCGCAGGGCGGCGACCTCGCCGAGGTCGCCAACCGCATCGGCGGTTCGACGCTGCAGCTGGACATAACCGCCGAAGACGCCGGCGACCGGATCGCCGAACACTTCGCGCAGCGCCACGACGGCCTCGACGTCGTCGTGCACAACGCCGGGATCACCCGCGACAAGACGATCGGCCGGATGACGCCGCAGCAGTGGGACGCGGTGCTCGCGGTGAACCTGACCGCGCAGGAGCGGGTCAACGAGCGCCTGCTCGCCGAGGACTCCCCGCTGCGGCCCGGTGGGCGGATCATCGGCGTCGCCTCGATCAGCGGCATCGCGGGCAACGTCGGGCAGGCCAACTACGCGGCGTCCAAGGCCGGGGTGATCGGGCACGTGCAGTCCACCGCCGGGGCAGCCGCAGGTCGCGGGGCCACCATCAACGCGGTCGCGCCCGGCTTCATCGAGACCAAGATGACCGCGGCCATCCCGCTGTTCGTGCGCGAGGCCGGGCGGCGGATGAACAGCATGTCCCAGGGCGGCCTGCCGGTGGACGTCGCGGAGACCATCGCCTGGTTCGCCAACCCTGCGTCGGCCGGGGTGAACGGCAACGTCGTCCGGGTCTGCGGGCAGAGCCTGCTGGGCGCCTGA
- a CDS encoding SCP2 sterol-binding domain-containing protein: MPQPEIDPVAALGEVDPKKVGKAEFVALLAAASEIAGGGAAVDLSALRPEQFARLITRASDEQLEAVMDRPELRERILDEVFRRMGEHYKSEKAGSTDAVVRWRIGSDDDLLRYECVLADGKCTVSKDPQHEPRVTITTPPAEFLKLASGNASAPMLFMKGKLKVAGDLGFAAGLTKLFQIPKA, from the coding sequence ATGCCCCAACCCGAGATCGACCCGGTCGCGGCCCTCGGAGAGGTCGACCCCAAGAAGGTCGGCAAGGCGGAGTTCGTCGCGCTGCTCGCGGCCGCCTCCGAGATCGCCGGCGGCGGCGCCGCGGTGGACCTGAGCGCGCTGCGACCGGAGCAGTTCGCGCGGCTGATCACACGCGCCTCCGACGAGCAGCTCGAAGCCGTGATGGACCGCCCCGAACTGCGCGAACGCATCCTCGACGAAGTGTTCCGGCGGATGGGCGAGCACTACAAGTCCGAGAAGGCTGGCTCGACCGATGCCGTAGTGCGGTGGCGCATCGGCAGCGACGACGACCTGCTGCGCTACGAGTGCGTGTTGGCCGACGGCAAGTGCACCGTCAGCAAGGACCCGCAGCACGAGCCCAGGGTGACGATCACGACGCCCCCGGCCGAATTCCTGAAGCTGGCCTCCGGCAACGCCTCGGCACCCATGCTGTTCATGAAGGGCAAGCTGAAGGTCGCCGGCGACCTCGGCTTCGCAGCCGGGCTGACCAAACTGTTCCAGATCCCCAAAGCCTGA
- a CDS encoding IS110 family RNA-guided transposase: MLFVGDDWAEDHHDVEVQDETGRRLGRARLPEGVTGVARLHALIGEHLPEGAEPDQVVIGIETDRGPWVQALIAAGYTVYAINPRQVARYRERHGTSGAKSDAGDAHALADMVRTDRHQLRAVAGDTEQAQAVKVVARAHQTLIWDRHRHMLRLRTALREFFPAALEAFDDLLAPDALELLGRAPDPDQAARVSRAQITGALKRARRRNVDEKTTAIQTALHTEHLTQPPAVAAAYAVTVRSLVSVITAFNTEIAAVQEQVQACFGRARDAEIYLSQPGMGQILGARALGEFGDDADRYASAKNRKNYAGTSPITRQSGKKKTVLARFVHNDRLVDALHQQAFCALRASPGARAYYDELRGRGMNHHAALRQLSNRLVGILHGCLKTRSTYDEHTAWAHHNRDQQAAA, translated from the coding sequence GTGTTGTTCGTCGGAGATGACTGGGCTGAAGATCACCACGATGTCGAGGTGCAGGATGAGACGGGTCGGCGGCTGGGTCGGGCTCGGCTGCCGGAGGGCGTGACCGGGGTTGCCCGGCTGCACGCGCTGATCGGTGAGCATCTGCCCGAGGGCGCCGAGCCTGACCAGGTCGTGATCGGGATTGAGACTGATCGAGGTCCATGGGTCCAGGCGCTGATCGCGGCCGGGTACACGGTGTATGCGATCAACCCGCGGCAGGTGGCGCGCTATCGGGAGCGGCACGGCACCTCGGGCGCCAAAAGCGACGCCGGGGACGCGCACGCCCTGGCCGACATGGTGCGCACCGACCGTCATCAGTTACGCGCGGTCGCCGGTGACACCGAGCAGGCCCAGGCCGTGAAGGTGGTGGCGCGGGCGCACCAGACGCTGATCTGGGACCGGCACCGGCACATGCTGCGGCTACGCACCGCGCTGCGCGAGTTCTTCCCCGCCGCGCTGGAAGCCTTCGACGATCTCCTCGCCCCGGATGCACTGGAACTCCTTGGCCGGGCACCGGACCCGGACCAGGCGGCCAGGGTGTCACGCGCGCAGATCACGGGCGCGCTCAAGCGGGCCCGGCGCCGCAACGTGGACGAGAAGACCACCGCGATCCAGACCGCGCTGCACACTGAACACCTGACCCAGCCGCCGGCCGTGGCCGCCGCCTACGCGGTGACGGTGCGGTCCCTGGTTAGCGTGATCACTGCCTTCAACACCGAGATCGCCGCCGTGCAAGAGCAGGTGCAGGCGTGTTTTGGCCGAGCCCGGGACGCTGAGATCTACCTGTCCCAGCCCGGCATGGGACAGATCCTCGGGGCCCGGGCCCTCGGCGAGTTCGGCGACGACGCCGACCGCTACGCGAGCGCGAAGAACCGGAAGAACTACGCCGGCACCAGCCCGATCACCCGCCAGTCCGGTAAGAAGAAGACCGTGCTGGCCCGCTTCGTCCACAACGACCGGCTCGTCGACGCCCTGCACCAGCAGGCCTTCTGCGCCCTCCGCGCCTCACCCGGCGCCCGCGCCTACTACGACGAGCTCCGCGGCCGCGGCATGAACCACCACGCCGCCTTACGCCAGCTGTCCAACCGACTCGTCGGCATCCTGCACGGCTGCCTCAAGACCCGGAGCACCTACGACGAACACACCGCCTGGGCACACCACAACCGAGACCAGCAAGCCGCCGCTTGA
- a CDS encoding transposase family protein, with translation MKTQSSPAEGTEPIVYQAQLPVSRATIDYLASLITTHCRKIRSRWRKVTPGTQAIIVLAVLRHDQRLLDMAGGNRVSASTIRRWVLEVIDLLAARAPRLDRVLSKVARGGGEVVLLDGTLVRTQRRTGKNNRRNYSGKHKAHGLLFLALTDHKGNLLWFSAAKPGRASEVTTARHNNITTALRDAELGAMCDLGFTGLEDDPDEPVIIIGRRAARAHPLTDAQKQANQLVARERATCEHGFADLKNWRILTRLRMHAANATRLLRALLVLTNLEITR, from the coding sequence GTGAAAACCCAATCCAGCCCCGCCGAGGGCACCGAACCCATTGTGTACCAAGCCCAACTTCCCGTGTCGAGGGCCACGATCGACTACCTCGCCTCGCTGATCACCACGCACTGCAGGAAAATCCGCTCTCGCTGGCGCAAGGTGACCCCTGGTACGCAGGCGATCATCGTGCTCGCGGTGCTGCGTCACGACCAGCGGCTGCTGGACATGGCCGGCGGCAACAGGGTGTCGGCCTCGACGATCCGCCGCTGGGTGCTGGAGGTCATCGACCTGCTGGCCGCCCGTGCCCCGCGCCTGGACCGCGTCCTGAGCAAAGTGGCCCGCGGCGGGGGTGAGGTCGTGCTGCTGGATGGCACCCTGGTGCGCACCCAGCGCCGCACCGGCAAGAACAACCGGCGCAACTACAGCGGCAAACACAAAGCCCACGGCCTGCTGTTTCTCGCCCTCACCGACCACAAAGGCAACCTGTTGTGGTTCTCTGCGGCCAAACCAGGGCGGGCCTCGGAAGTCACCACCGCCCGCCACAACAACATCACCACCGCACTCCGGGACGCCGAACTCGGCGCGATGTGCGACCTCGGATTCACCGGACTGGAAGACGACCCCGACGAACCCGTGATCATCATCGGCCGCCGCGCCGCCCGCGCCCACCCGCTCACCGACGCCCAGAAACAAGCCAACCAACTCGTTGCCCGCGAACGCGCCACCTGCGAACACGGCTTCGCCGACCTCAAAAACTGGCGCATCCTCACCCGCCTACGCATGCACGCAGCCAACGCCACCCGCCTACTACGGGCCCTGCTGGTGCTGACCAACCTCGAAATCACCCGCTGA
- a CDS encoding pyridoxamine 5'-phosphate oxidase family protein, producing the protein MTTWQEFAEQAPELAKTTRAQLEAAKHHVLATLRRDGSPRVSGTEVGWRGPDLTLGSMPGSRKALDLRRDPRFALHANPGDGSMAGPDVKIAGRAVEVTGDEQRAWVEEVKPPSEDSHLFRLEVTEVTTTGVSDDQTHLVIQHWTPAEGARTFKRR; encoded by the coding sequence ATGACGACGTGGCAGGAATTCGCTGAACAGGCCCCCGAACTGGCGAAGACCACCCGGGCGCAGCTGGAGGCCGCCAAGCACCACGTGCTGGCCACCCTGCGCCGGGACGGTTCGCCGCGGGTCAGCGGCACTGAGGTCGGCTGGCGCGGCCCGGACCTGACCCTGGGTTCGATGCCGGGCTCCAGGAAGGCCCTGGACCTGCGCCGCGACCCCCGGTTCGCGCTGCACGCCAACCCCGGCGACGGCTCGATGGCGGGCCCGGACGTGAAGATCGCCGGCCGGGCGGTCGAGGTCACCGGTGATGAGCAGCGCGCTTGGGTCGAAGAGGTCAAGCCGCCGAGCGAGGACTCGCACCTCTTCCGTCTGGAAGTCACCGAGGTGACCACGACGGGTGTCTCCGACGACCAGACCCACCTGGTCATCCAGCACTGGACGCCCGCCGAAGGCGCCCGCACCTTCAAACGCCGGTGA
- a CDS encoding acyl-CoA dehydrogenase family protein, with amino-acid sequence MTFSLELSEEQQELRDWVHGFAEQTIRPAAREWDEREETPWPIIQEAAKIGLYGFETLATFWADDTGLSLPIANEELFWGDGGIGMAIFGTTLAVAGIFAAGTPDQLAEWVPQCYGDAGDPQVAAFCSSEPGAGSDVAAMRTRAVYDEATDEWVLNGQKAWATNGGIANVHVVQAVVDPVLGSRGQAAFVVPPGTKGLESPSKIRKHGLRASHTADVFLDDVRVPGNCLLGGKEKLDERLARAREGGKASAQAAMKTFELSRPTVGAQAIGIARAAYETALEYAQQRETFGRPIIDNQSIAFTLADMRMEIDAARLLVWRAAWLGSNGGFTAGEGSMAKLKAGRVATWATERAIQILGGNGYTREFPVERMHRDAKIYDIFEGTEQIQQLVVARAISGRHIA; translated from the coding sequence ATGACTTTCTCCCTGGAACTGAGCGAGGAACAGCAGGAGCTGCGCGACTGGGTGCACGGTTTCGCCGAGCAGACCATCCGCCCCGCCGCGCGCGAATGGGACGAGCGCGAGGAAACCCCCTGGCCGATCATCCAGGAGGCGGCGAAGATCGGGCTCTACGGCTTCGAAACGCTGGCCACGTTCTGGGCCGACGACACCGGTCTGTCGCTGCCGATCGCCAACGAGGAGCTGTTCTGGGGCGATGGCGGCATCGGCATGGCGATCTTCGGCACCACCCTCGCCGTCGCCGGGATCTTCGCCGCAGGCACGCCCGACCAGCTGGCCGAGTGGGTGCCGCAGTGCTACGGCGACGCGGGCGACCCGCAGGTCGCGGCGTTCTGCTCGTCGGAGCCAGGCGCCGGTTCCGACGTCGCGGCGATGCGCACCCGCGCGGTGTACGACGAGGCCACCGATGAGTGGGTGCTCAACGGCCAGAAGGCGTGGGCGACCAACGGCGGGATCGCGAACGTGCACGTCGTGCAGGCGGTCGTCGACCCCGTGCTGGGCTCCCGCGGCCAGGCCGCGTTCGTGGTGCCGCCGGGCACCAAGGGCCTGGAGTCGCCGAGCAAGATCCGCAAGCACGGGCTGCGCGCCTCGCACACCGCCGACGTGTTCCTGGACGACGTGCGGGTGCCCGGCAACTGCCTGCTGGGCGGCAAGGAGAAGCTGGACGAGCGGCTGGCCCGCGCCCGCGAGGGCGGCAAGGCCAGCGCGCAGGCGGCGATGAAGACCTTCGAGCTGTCCCGCCCGACCGTCGGCGCGCAGGCCATCGGCATCGCGCGGGCTGCCTACGAGACCGCCCTGGAGTACGCGCAGCAGCGGGAGACCTTCGGGCGGCCGATCATCGACAACCAGTCGATCGCGTTCACCCTGGCCGACATGCGGATGGAGATCGACGCCGCGCGGCTGCTGGTGTGGCGGGCGGCATGGCTGGGCAGCAACGGCGGCTTCACCGCGGGCGAGGGCTCGATGGCGAAGCTCAAGGCGGGCCGGGTGGCGACCTGGGCGACCGAGCGGGCGATCCAGATCCTCGGCGGCAACGGCTACACCCGGGAGTTCCCGGTGGAACGGATGCACCGGGACGCCAAGATCTACGACATCTTCGAGGGCACCGAACAGATCCAGCAGCTGGTCGTGGCCAGGGCGATCTCCGGCCGGCACATCGCCTAA